A region of Rhinoraja longicauda isolate Sanriku21f chromosome 31, sRhiLon1.1, whole genome shotgun sequence DNA encodes the following proteins:
- the tmem203 gene encoding transmembrane protein 203: MLFSLRELVQWLGFATFEMLLHLAAFLVFSMLLAVKVDNFVGQLDWWYVFIPLFTADGLSTYFTMIVSIRLFQYGEKRQAILRLFWILTVLSLKFVFEMLLCQKLVEQSTHLWYGLIMSPVFILLQLLMIRACRVN, encoded by the coding sequence ATGCTGTTCTCACTGCGTGAGTTGGTGCAGTGGCTGGGCTTTGCCACATTTGAAATGCTGCTGCATCTGGCGGCCTTCCTGGTATTCTCCATGCTACTGGCCGTGAAAGTGGACAACTTTGTGGGGCAACTGGACTGGTGGTACGTCTTCATCCCGCTGTTCACTGCAGACGGGCTGAGTACCTACTTCACCATGATTGTGTCTATCCGCCTGTTCCAGTACGGTGAGAAGCGGCAGGCTATCCTGCGCCTCTTCTGGATCCTGACTGTTCTCAGCCTCAAGTTTGTCTTTGAGATGCTGCTATGCCAAAAGCTGGTGGAGCAGAGCACCCACCTGTGGTACGGCCTCATCATGTCTCCGGTCTTCATTCTCCTCCAGTTGTTGATGATACGGGCCTGCCGGGTCAACTGA